Part of the Porites lutea chromosome 14, jaPorLute2.1, whole genome shotgun sequence genome, TTCCCTTTTTGTCAGGGTCCATGGAGTGGGCAGGCAGGTCAAAGGCTTCATCAGTCAGATTACCGGGATAGTTGTCTTTTCCAGGAATCTCACTCATTATCTCATCTAACAGCGTATACTGCGGTCTGTTGAAACTCTCGTCGGACCACTCGTCGGAGTCTTTAGGGTTAAGTTGGAATCTTGCAGCTCTGCTATATTTCTGCTCGTTGTACACCCTTTGCAGGGGAAGCCTTGCATGGAACTCGTCAACTAAACGGAACCTGTTCAACGGAATGTCGCGGCTGATTGGATGGCATAGAATACGGTAATTCCACTGCGCAAAGACTGGAAGTGTTCCGTTGATGATGTCAATGATTGTCGTGGGCAGGAAGGAAAAGTTCTCAAGGTTGTCTTTCCTTCCAGTGTAAGAAGTAAATCGGACTTTCTCTTGCAGTTCGAACCAGGTTTTTGCATCGATAAAGTGCCTGTCACTATCGAACGGCTCATCGATGTCCTTTGTTGCTGTGGTCCATGCGCCTTCTAAGTAGCAGAGTATTGGCTTGAAATACTTTCTGTAATCTCTTACGCTATGATCTTGATCTTTCCAGGCCTTGAACCATTCGCGCATCTCAGCTATCTGCTCGTCCACAGTGGGTTTGTTTTTCACCGCTGGCGGGACGTCTGGAAATGGAATCGGCTCTGTTTTGTGATATTCTTTACTGGTTCTGCTAGGCATGAAGGTTCGGAAGTCGTTGTGCCTGGTCCTGAATTCCACTCCATTGAGAACTGCAATGAATTCTCCGAGCCCAACAGTGCGAACGTTATTGGCGTGCTCATGAATGGCTAAGAGTCTTCCAGCGTCACCATGTGCTTCTGAGAAGTAGTTTCGGGACCCACTTCTGCTAACGCGTACTTGTTTCACCCCAGAGTCGCCATCAGATCGGATACGTTCTTCAACGAACATTTGTTGCATCATAACCTGGCGCGACAGAGCGCCCAGTATCTGGCGAAATGACTCCATTTCTGAGAGTTTAGCGTCACTTACTGCGATGTGTGTTGCAACTGTGGCGGTTAGGAGCAAAACTTTGAGTGCTAGTGCCATATctgtaaaaatacaataaaaggGTTATGGCGAGGACATAGTAGCAAGCCAAGTTAATTCTGACCTATAAACTATTACAGCGCAGTTtcgttttgctttaaaatgttgcGTAAATGTTACCGCCTTAATCAAAAAAGTTTCCGAACGAAGACCAAGAAATTATATGTAAAACCCATCCTCAGGAATAGATGTTATTTCACTTCTTGCAGAAGTTATCTAAGCCTTATCTGCAACAGGCGGCTTATGCAGGGGTACGTATTTGCAGCTTAATTGATTCGAATTCTTGTACTGCTATAAAAACATGTTGTGAGAGAGTCATGCATGTGAAGCACGGAAAACCAAATAGTCTCCTGTCGAAGTTCTTTCAAAGTGGTTTCATCTGAATGATCTCATGCACTATAGATTATTaatccacagattcaaaagtttgaAGTAGACATGTCGATCTTACTTCCACTTGGTGGAGTAAACGAAAGTGTTAATTTCTAGCCAAGTAGCTATTAATGTAATAAGAGAACACTTAGGGCAGGAACTATCCAACAAAAGTTTTCCAGAAATAACAAGTCCACACAGAAAAGAGTTAACTCTCCCACTTTAGAGTCAAattctaacttttaaatctcatTCTGCGGATGGAAACCTTTAATGTGAGTATTTTAATGCCGAAATCTATGTAACAGTTTAATACTTTCCGTTTTCTGGTAGTTGACAAAATTATATCTGTAATTTTCCACAGTTCTTTTTAACTGTGAGTAAATGGATAGTCCCACAGTCATTCTCTTAGCTCACTGTATTTGAAAAGAGATATATCACACATACCTGGGCAGGTTCCAATCCTTATCCAATCTTGTAGAGATCGATCGACTGCTTGAGGAAATGGCTTCTTCAGTAAAGGTGGAGAGAAGTGATTGTTATTTGGGCCAGCATTTGCTTTTCGTTTTTGCTACAAGACGGTGCTAATCACTACATTATTGTGTTAAGGTCAAGGTCAAACTGGTTCATAAGTAGGTATTCAAAAGCCCCTGTTACATCTTATTGATAATTTTGTTTACAACGAACGAGACTTTGTATTGATTGCTTCCTTTCGAAGACACTTGATAAACGCTGAATTGGACATATTTATTTCTCATTTGAAAAAGTTTACTATAAGGATCGAGGGACAAAATACAGCTGGAGGGAAAGCAAACATGcagttgttttcttcttttcgtgTTGTTTTTAGCGATAATTGCTACTTTGCTCAACTGTTCGGGACTGTTCGCCATTATTTTAAGTCACAACACTAGAATAAAACCAACACGGCTAGAAATATTGTATAgtatttaaaaagctaaaaggtTTCTTGTTCTTATCAATTAGATTGAAGTTTCACAACATCGCATGACAGACTGAAGGTATATCAAGTGAAAACTTACAATGCTCGGAAAAAGGGCTGTAACTTGTTAGACGTTATTATCAATCGTTAAATAAGGGCTCTATATATTCCTACTCAGTATTCAAGTAATATGTTCAcataaaagcaacaacaacaacaaaatgagtACAGGATCGTACAGCATTTTTAAAGTGATCGAAATCAAGAATGTTTCGAACTGAGCAAAGAGGAAACAAATAAAGTCATGAATTGATTTTCTTTATttgcgttattttttatttagttaaATTTGTTTGAGGAGTGTCACTTCTCATTAATGGCAACCTTCGTTTTCACTTTATTGCATCTATATTCTTGGCTTTCGCGTCGACAATTGCGATGTCACTAAAGAAAACTCTTTGTGAACGTTTCACAACTGTCTTTCTTAATGATTTATCaccattttcttttaattttgtccTAATTTGAACAACAAGAGACTGCAGCATTTATAACCTGTTTGGGGGTACATTTGTGCGCCAGCTTTCACGAATGAATCCCGAACTGAATTGGGAGAAAAATCATTTTGGTATTCTTCCATGTGTGCAAGACTTGAATAGCGCCACGAATCAGGTGCGGAAAGATTAGCAGTCGGTGGATCatgcgtttttgaaaagatggaAAGTATTGCAAAGTATTGCTGGATCAAACAATTCTGGATAATTTTCTGGCAATGTTGGTTTtggaagtccaaaaagtcgCACTTCAATCTTGTCTCGTTTACCCACTCAGTTAATATTTGGTTCCTGTACGTCCTACAGGAAGTTATTGTTTCACAAGATTTAGTTCAATAACATTCCCTTTATTAAACGAAATAAATATATCATCACCATCAACAAAATTGTAATTTAAACAATTCTAAGCGGGACTTTTTTTCACTCTTCCTTTAAGaagagacattttttttaattatgaaTCGCAGTTCTAAAATTCGAACCGCCAGGAGGGAAAGCCGCTCCCTACTTAAAATTGTTTAGCTGATATCAAAAATGTAGATTGCTTTGCAATCAAAAAAACATGTCTCGCTGACGGATTAGTGTTCTGTCTCTCGTCCCTGAAGTTCTCACCAACTACGAAATAACCTTCAAAACAGAcggcttttttctcaaaatcggtttagcGTAGCGTTACCCTGtggcgaaaatgtagcctctgctcgcagggtagcgtAGCGTCAGAGTAGCTTAAGAGTCCCACGCGCGCGAGTCTCGTAGCGCGTGTGACTCTTCCCActctcgctctccgttttcagcctcgcttCAGACCTTTAGTTTCTGACTGTTCGCACGTatttgaatacgcaaaaatacggactgttttatAGTCTAACACCGAAACAGCACTCTTACGGAAAGGAAAGTGGAAAATTAGCGAAAATAGTTATAAAGATATGATGCCACTGGTCAGCATATTATACGAATTTGCTTGTAAAACGTTCGTGACAAAGTCAAAGTCGCTCTGTCGCCAATATACTCCACGAATCGGGTAGCCAATTGTAGTCATGGTAAACCGGCTCGTGCGGGTATTCTGGCAAGTTTTTCTAGCCACACTGTCTCCACCTCACTCCATGTCAACCGTGACCGAAAATGTTGTGAATGCGAATTTGCAGAAAGTTAGAGAGTGGAAAGTAATAGCGACGAGCAAACGTGCTGCATCGTATCACTATTATCCTTCACCCATGGGCAACTTCTTGCATTACCCATGGGAAATCGTCACCCATGGGCAACTCGTTGTGTAGCAACACAGGCGACGCGGGCCTTGCACTGACTGCCATGAACACATCTTTCCCTTGGGGTAGTGATGTTAGGAGATGATTGGCGTCAAGAAAGCTTTACTGTTTCTTGGACTTTTATTCCTGTTCTCGTCTGTTCTTCCCTCAGTTATACCTGTTGATGAGCGGCGACTCGCCAAACTGAGGTTAGATGATGACCTTGCATCACCCATTCCTTCTAAAAACAACGGAGCAGACGGATAGAAAATTAGTTAAGGGGGCTTTAATGTATTATAAGAGTCGGCAAAATCGCGAGGGTGGGTGGTGGTTGGGTCATTTTGGGAGGCTTGGTAGGGTTGAATAAAGTATGAGTGCCGTAAAGCGGTGGGTTGGGAATCTTCAGTTGTTCAATACAAGGGGAGGAAAGGGGGGGGGAGCGGGTTTTAGGAATAATTCGCAGATCCCCGAGCTCATTATGAATGAACAACCCCCCTTGACGGTTTGACCACTTTAGGGGTAAGGTGTGGGAAATGACCAGAGGAAGCAATCGACTCTTAAATGTGTAGCTACTGATTAGAAAATGAACGCAACCGGAAATAACCCTTACCCTTTTGAAGAGGTTGACATTGCTCCTTCCACTTCCGTCGATTTTCCGCCAGTGCCGCTACCCAGGCCCTCTCCTTACCCCCAGATCCCTCTAAGCCAAGTTCAACCGCGGCTTGTGAAATCCTCGTTTCCAGTAAAATGTCCATCATTTCGCCGCACAATTCGAACGCTGGTAGCACGATAAATTCGATAAATCCTGGCAGAAAGTAGAAAATAAGATCGAGTTGATGAAACATTTCTGTACTGGAATGTTTGGAGTAAGAAGACTAAGAAAGTAAGATGTGCCAGACTCTCAGAGAGCAGGAACGTTACGAAAACAAGGTTAAGGGAAAATAGAACACACCCTATGTGGGAAAGGAGGCGGCGGCGGCGGCGGGTtgagaacgttttttttttccttaatgtGCATTATCCTacgcagtggcggatccaggggagggggccggggggcccgccccccctcccccttattttttgaccaaaatgaggcccgaagggccaaaaaaatttttttggagaccggcccccccccttatctcagcgTCTGgattaggcctttcccgattgcgctaagcaccttttgagcacttttttgagtttggagcactattttgcattttgagcacccttaagcactttttcgcactttgggcaacatttgagcaatatttcacatttcgagcaaatttcgagcaacatatgtcttctaaaacattttaaagcaaaaactgtgtgtcgcttgcaacgagaatcgtgttccaggtcgtaaatttgaataactaatgatgttgtcaagaataaaagaccgttgtcatggaaaggcacgtggacttatccttactgagcgtgagaacagaagtttctgattggctgatgtatcaagcgtgtgtcatctcaaatttctaaatcatctaatgtctaggctttgcactagtactgctgaatttatttacaattcgtaaccggctttagttttttaaaaatattattgttctatattctatcaacctttcgtaacaacctgtcgaataacactacgcaaaatagattgttaattacttcagtaaaaattgacatatttacgaaaagcttagaggtaactgttcagaacttttagcactttttgagcactattttgaaattttgagcactttttgagcactttttagccatttttgccagcactttttaacgattttacgagcgcaatcgggaaaggcctagtcTGGATGAccgcaccccctccccccttatctgaaggtctggatcagCCACTGCTACGCAACAAAACAATTTCCAAAAACAACTGCTCTGCGGAAACAAATCTTCTTCCTCCAGTTCAATGTTGCTTCCTACAAACGCCCAAGGATCAGGCTTTCTTTAGAAGACACAACAACGTTGCTTCCAGTGGTAGGGGGGAGGAAAGAATCGCAATGGTTaggatgtttagaaaaatgctcTCTAAGTTTGCAATTTTATCAagagttttgtccaagattgtagcttgaTGCAAACAAGCTTCAGTGGTTTTATAGTAAAATGGCGACATAATGAAAAGCCTATCCACAATTTAAACTATCGCATTGAAAATGATTTTGCATGCATTGCGTACCTAACTGACTCTCCGGTATGAAGGTAACAGAACGATCACAAAGCGGTGAAATGGGTAAACCCAGCTCCATCTCGCGGTCTCCCTGAAAAAATACATGAGCATTAATTATGCAATTGCATCAATCGACAGATGTAAGCCGCTGATCACTGAAGATTTCGCTTGTGCGTATCGTATGGTACTGTCATGTTCAACCCGTTTATGTTTTCTGCTTTATCAACGCACGCTTTGTTGGGTTATTTAGTGTTAGTTTTCTCCGGACCGAGTTAGCTTTCCATTTTCAGCGCTGACTCTCAATCCAGGTCTGTTCAGTGTTCCCCTGATGTGAAcgacagaccttctgagcagactataacttttaatttacattaacaTCAGTCTATTTTCCTGTCTacattagtgagctcactagaacaTAATAACAGTGTACCATAGCTATTTCTCAATTTAGTTCTTGTATTGttgctaaatgagtatttaccacttacttaatgctacacattcatatttaaaaatatCTAACGCATTTGTGGCTAATTTTCCCGCAGCTACATGTAGTTCACGGTCAATGAACTAATGTGTGGTAGTTGAACTACTGTTGTAGTTATTGAACCGTTGAgtggttattgaactgttgtgtggttattgaactaacaaaaaaggaaaacatccTTACGTCCAGTGGAGTGAGAGCGAGGGTTGTATCGGGAAGTGCCATTGGGTCAATGCAAAACATTTAGAAGACTTTCACGATGacgtaaaataaaatgttttttacgcTTTCCCATGACTGATTATCAAGAGCgctgcaatcctaatctccaggttgctattaAGCATGCGCAGCAGGTACGTAGCCTAATCTCGTATCCAGATCTCTCAAGGCAtaagacagagtgagatctgggtacgaaaTTATATGTAGCTAGCATTCGTTTTGACTTCCAAATCTCAAATCtcaaatctttattttaacacggtaaaaaaaaaaagaaaaactaagatTGAATAGAGTGAGGAGAATGCAATCTGATCACGCGCGCTTGGACGTTCTATCACGTGAAACTAAGAAAAAGTACAGCTTTGATCGATCTCCCCGCACTCCCAAAACTTTGGTTACTTCTAGCATAGACTGCTCACTGACCTGGCAGAAGAATTCTTCCATAATACGTGTCGTCCATTGACGATGTAAATCCCAGTCCTTCGCCGGATTACTGATATCAGCCACATGCAAAATGAATTCCAGTGCCTGGCTCTTTTCTACTTgactttcaaagaaaaaaatgtgtcaATCAAACTAAATTTTCTCTCAACGCTGCCAAAATTTTAAGAACAGTAGAAGGTATGGTATACTGTCTAAATTTGAATTCAAAGAGCCAATAATTAAGGACAAACTAACGGAAGGCTAGCGACAAaccagaagaaagaaaaaacgctgAGAAAGTGGTGAAATATTTTCAGACAGCTTTTCGCGACTTTAGAAACGAGATGagactggagccgaaatgcttCCCGCAATTGTTTGTGGGATCGCTATTtgggacgcgccggtcagctattggccaagtttttttttgcgaaaGCTAACTCGGCCCAGGTTCCCTCTCGtttttaaagtggcgaatgaATATTGCAATGCAATCTTACCATCCAAGCACCGTCAGCGCAGCTTTCATGGCTCGAAGCTGTTCAAAATGTGAAGACATGTCTGTTGCTAGGACCATGTCGACCACAAGTGTTCTTATACCGCTGTCGGATagaaataatgataaattaCAGATATAACTCGCGCGGAAAACTGTTGGGGAAATTTGTAAGGAAATCAAGTGAAGTGAATAGTATTAGTTTGGTTAGGCAATTTAGAAGGATAAGTCAGCTAAATAGCTTTATCTGGTTTGAAAGTAAGTAGCCTGGGAGCAAGCTCTCTATCTGAGAGAGGCGCGAGAAATCAAGCGTGGGCGGCACGCGAAAAGACACACGAGAGCGAGGAAAGGGGAAAAGAAAGGCCCTCGCTCTCGCGTGTTGTCTCGCGGCTCGCTTTGCACACTACTCGAAAGGGAGAGCCTGCTCACAGGTTAGGTTTGATAGCCAAAAAGTCTAATTACTAACCTGTACTGCTCGGGTGTTAAACCTGCAAGAATGTCTAGTTCCCTCTATAAAAGAGATAAGatgaaacagagaaaaaaaaattagctttaCGTTTGAAAAGGCAGAGTCAATTCGAATGCATACTTACTGATTTTAATAGCTTGAAGGCAGAGCACAAGTGATGATTTTCCAGCACACAGCGATCATTATACAAAAGAGCGAGTTCAGACCTGGCAATAAAAGTATTTTAGAAACTACGATAAAACAACACCTGGGGCTTTGCAAGTTTTCTTAGTAAAGTGGAAAGAGAAACAAGAAATTGATCAGTTTCACTCACCATTCAGCGATACCTAGTTTTATTTGATCACAACGCCACTAGTTCGTTTGATTGGGTAGAAAGAGGGTGTCGTCACGTCACAATTGTAGCAATATTTCTGGATCGCAACAATATTTCTTGACAGAAACGGTCCTTTACATTgtcgaacgatggaagaaaagAATGGGCTACCGAGTTCAATCACGCAAAGGAAAGTCAtgaatgtcaattttttcgttttttctgccatatttgcaggaccacgGTTTTCTGCTACCGTGGCAACGAGACGTCACGACTTCTCCCCTCTATTGGAGGCATTCTCTCCTGGTAGAATTTTGGCTTATTGTTGGGCACTCATTTCACGGCAACTCTTGGAGGAGGGCGTGCCGGAAGTTTCACCACTTGGGCATTTTACTTTCGGCTTTCATTTTTACCAGAAGCCCATACTCACCAGTCCTCCTGCCGAATTAATTTTTCGTTATAGAGGGCATGGTGAGGCTTCAATTAATGATATAGCGTGGTCACGCTGGTTATGTTTCAACCCATGTCGGAAAAATTTCTGTTGATtcgtaatctcgtacccagatcttgTATTGACGAAGCCAAAGGCGGAGATCTCGCCTTAGGCTtcgtcaacaagagatctgggtacgagattgcTTGATCTGTTGTCTGTAGAAATGTAGATTTTTAGACTAATATTTAAACCTCGTTTCAGATCATATATTGCCTTTGCTATACTCGTTTCAAATCAAAACCGCTTCTGCGTTAAAGGtaaacacaaaatgaaatatcGCTGGGAACTGAAAACAAACCGCTCGCATCTATCTGCGGATTTTTGTCCTAGTTAACGTGAAAATCCCAGCTATCCAGACTACCTCAACATGAAACATGATTTTCTAGAGAGAGCGTCAGTAACTAAGCTTGAAGTCCAAGGAGCACCTAGACACAATATTAATTCCACACAATACCTTGAATTGACATGAAAGAGATTTGTAGTTCCAGTGTGGTTGACGTCATGTATAATAGCGGAAAGAAGAAGCGCAAAAATCTCCAGGTCACTCATGCAATGCTGTAACAAAAATATCCTGCGTAAGATTCGAATCTACATGAACCCTGTTATGCACAGAAGGTAAAACATATTAaaactttttaagtttttatatGTTTACGATATTGTTGATCGAGCTGGGGAGACCCAGTTATAACACAAAATGATACTCTAAAATAATCTAAGGTAAGCTATAAGTACATTTATGGATCAAAAGTTTAATCACGGACTAAAGGTGAGCAGTACTTCAGGAATCGGACCCAGGCCTatacattttcacaaaaatgttaaCTTTGAATTTTCAAATTGAATTTGAATGCGGAGAAGATCGACTCTAGCGACGAGGGCACCAGGATGATGAGATACGTTCCCGGATCCTCCCGATCTCAATAATAACGTTAGCCTGCGAGcgagctctccggggcgctctgacGGCGGGGCGAGAAAAGGAAGccgagagcttgcaactacgtctctagAATCTGAATCCCACCTTCAATTCCCCTGTGGTTCCCCGTAGACCGAGCTGTTaaatttccgccaatcagcgcgaagcggaaacgagagcgaatgtaaacaagcattgaaaaacacgtgccaagggaaatgacgtcattacttttGTCATCTCCGCCAAGCAGCATTTCGCAgcgactttttcgatgcagatattcagaatccagagacgtagttgcaagctctctttCATTttccgccccgccgccagagcggcccggagagcttgctcgcagctTACGAAAATGTACTGCAGCTGaattcgccactttaaaaacgagaaagaaaCTGGACCAGGGTCGCAAAGACCCCTGGGATTATTACTGGGGACTGAAAAagattggccaatagctgatgACCGGCGCGttcccagtaacgatcccaaaAGCCTTTGCAAAAGCTAACTCGACCCAGCTTCTTTCATGGCGGAATTACTCACCTTGAGACCTACACGAGATAGAAAATAGTGCACCGAGTGCGTGACATCAGTCGCGTGAAGTTCGTTGTGGTACGGATTCTGGGGTCTTTTATATCCGTCCTCGATTGCTAGTAAGAATCTGTCCAGTGTTGCCGTGGTAATCTGTCAAAGTAACAATAGCCTTTCATTCTCAAGAGTGCTCGAAAgtacaaaaaagaaggaaaaaaacaacaaatattcTTAATTTCTTCTTGCAAACTGCTTAAAAACAAGTAGTGCcatcagtgccggatccagacttTGAGATAAGcgggtcgggggggggggggggggggggcggtcattcagacccttagataaggggggagcGGTCTTCGGGCGTCAgttttgtctaaaaataaaggggGAGCGAGTCCCCCGTGCCCCTCCGCTTGATTCGCCACTGGCCACGTAAACGTACTGTCAACAAAGTGTGAACTACTCGTGATGAAACCCCCCGCCATTGTTTCCAGGGTCCTAATGTCTTCTACTGCCTCGTCCTCAAGTGCCACTGGCGCGCGGAAAACAGAAAGCATAAAGCATTATGGGAAGGATCATAAAGCGTGTGCAGTGGATCTTTCCCAACAACCCAAGCGCCCGGTATGAAAGTAAGAAGGGGAAGCCCGTAGACGAAGCAGCCTAGATCTAGTTGACGGGAGTAGGATCTTGGAAAGAGGTTCGAGAGCAATCGTGTTTCTTGCCTTGTTAATGTTTTAGGCGGTTTGCGCTCGAAATTTCTCACTGGAATGATCACGAAACGTTTGAGAACAAGAGTTTGTACAACGAGCTTTGCTTCTAATTATAAATTTCGTTGCTCACCTTAAATTTTGCCATTAGATCATAGCGGATGAAAAGTTCGTGACCAAGATAACGAAGCGTATGCCCTCCTGTTAGTTCGTTAAACTTGAAAGGATCGAACGTCCAGTTGTCTAAAGTCTTGAACATGAAATTTATACATCTCATCAGTCCATTAGAAATGCAAGtgataaaataaatatacagaAGTGTGGTGTTGTTCAAAAGTGTAACGAATGGTGAAAATATAAGTGTTATCCAGCATAACGATAACACCCTGCTCAATCTGAATAACTGTCTTCACATCACACGCGACTCAGCCTCATCCACGCAataattgtaaaataaaaatgatataagATCAGTAAAATTGCTACTGTAGAAAATATCAGATTGCCTCTTGGAAAAACACCTATCTCCGTTATTACCTTGTAGTAAACTTGTACTTCCTCTGGAACTTGAAATTTAGATTTTTCAGCCATATTTTGATAAATCCTTGAAGAAAGAAGATGGGTATAAATCAGTTAATATaaaaggccatttccgagttggtccaagcctctgtttcaaagcgaggctaagtgcaaatcTATTGATgtaaaaacgattttttatTCCCATATCGCTTCTTGTAGTAAAAGGTCAAGGGGCGGTAGAATTGAAGTTTAAGTGAACTGGGCCGGTGATCTTGGCTGATTGACAAAACGAATTCTCGTCGTCAGAGCCCCACATCACTTTTGGTCATGTGTTCTTGAAAATTAAGTCGAGTGGcgctggggacgagaatggacAAAGCATTTCTGGCAAAAATTTTGGTGCTGCTCTCTTTGGCGCCTAATATGAATCCAAGATGACAGAGGAAGGGTCAAACAACATGCTTttgtggtttttgttttaacTAATGCTGGCGTTTTCACCTATTATTAtcgtttattttattctctCTACTAACCTTTTGACGTACAAACTAGCTTTTACCGCCTGGACTACACTTCGAAATGTATGCCGTCGGGCCAAACTCTTTCTGCGCATGCCTGGAGTTGTCCTTGCAAACGTGGTCGCAATCCACTCCCGCACCTCCTCATTGACGTCATCAGAGTAAAAGCTACTTTCAAGCTCCTCGTCTATTTCACTTAAGGCGCTTGTGGAATTCCTAAAATGCAGTAGgagaaaaaaggagagaaatgtTTATGCCGGAACACCATGGAGGTCAAATATTTTTTCCGAAATGGGTCGAAAATTTGACCGGCAAGGTGTGAACACCATAAAAGTCTATGCGTGGTAACTCAGCTTggagacgccattttgaaagtagCACTCTGCGCATGggcagataaaaaaaaacctagaTAGTAAAACTAACTGGTTTGTCAGCTCGGTGTGAACAGAGCGAGAATACTAAACGGCTTCGTGTGAACAAGAAATTGTCCGGTCAAATTTTTTAGCCGGTCGAAACTTCGTCCAGTGACGTGTGAACATAACGTTAGCTGTATGTGTATACTAATTATATCACACGTGAGCTAACTGTAAACAGAGCAAAGTCTACATCAGCTTACATACCTGAAGTCCCTTCCCGGGGCTGCCGTATTTGCTTTGTCCAACATGGCGACTGCAATCCCTAGTTCGTGTTTCATATCGTTCATTGACAAAGATCTGCCTGAATCCAGTTGATCCATAATTTCACGCAATCTGAAAAGTCAAAATAGCATTTCTTTGAGTGACTGGGTATAAACCAGTCTACAAATCGACTACTTTTCTCGAACCTTAGTTATACTGTTAATATGACTTAAGTTTAGCAACTGATTTCATGAATTTGACCTTCTTCTTGAAGTTGTCTCCACATAATTGAACCGCACTGTCAGCACGTCCATAATTCCAGACATTACAGCTCCCATGCTTAAAATAATGGTTGTTTCTTGCGGAGTGAGAGATTGCAAAGAGCCTCAATGTTTGCTCTATTTTCTATGACACGAGAAATCCACGCACGACAACTCGTACAGACTAATGGCTCGAATCCAAGTTATAAATCACTTTACACGCCTTCATTAGTTCTAAAGGCAAACATATTGTGACTACTTGGAGCCTAGCACGTTTGGTTTACTCTCGATCGCACCGTGACTAACAAAAGCCAAATATTCTTTGCAATCCTTCCATGACTGCCATAAAAGAGATGTATTTCACACCCTACGTAAAGGAACAAGTTCTGGAATGCAAATTATCGTAGGAGTAAACAGTCAATTAGA contains:
- the LOC140924698 gene encoding dual specificity calcium/calmodulin-dependent 3',5'-cyclic nucleotide phosphodiesterase 1C-like isoform X4: MGAVMSGIMDVLTVRFNYVETTSRRRLREIMDQLDSGRSLSMNDMKHELGIAVAMLDKANTAAPGRDFRNSTSALSEIDEELESSFYSDDVNEEVREWIATTFARTTPGMRRKSLARRHTFRSVVQAVKASLYVKRIYQNMAEKSKFQVPEEVQVYYKTLDNWTFDPFKFNELTGGHTLRYLGHELFIRYDLMAKFKITTATLDRFLLAIEDGYKRPQNPYHNELHATDVTHSVHYFLSRVGLKHCMSDLEIFALLLSAIIHDVNHTGTTNLFHVNSRSELALLYNDRCVLENHHLCSAFKLLKSRELDILAGLTPEQYSGIRTLVVDMVLATDMSSHFEQLRAMKAALTVLGCQVEKSQALEFILHVADISNPAKDWDLHRQWTTRIMEEFFCQGDREMELGLPISPLCDRSVTFIPESQLGFIEFIVLPAFELCGEMMDILLETRISQAAVELGLEGSGGKERAWVAALAENRRKWKEQCQPLQKEGMGDARSSSNLSLASRRSSTGITEGRTDENRNKSPRNSKAFLTPIIS